GCAGCtactttgtgtatatattgtCAGAGGTTAGGCCTGTCTCCTATCCTCTGCTGCCCATACCCCattgattggggactagatgggttctgttattgttattgttgaGTTGTTGACAAATATTGTTCACAGAATAATAGTCGGTATGCCTTTAATCCATCCAAAAGCTATTTCATTTTTACATTACAAACAACAATATAGTAAGAGGATAGCATTTTTTGTCCCTTCAATTATTTATGCTTCCAAATCCTTCTGTTTTGGTCATATCTTCACTGGATCATATATGGCTTTAGTTCCAAGTCATACAGAATAGAACAAATGCTAAAAGAATAGCAGTAGACATTTCATGTATATTGTATTATATGGATCTATTTAGCTGTATGCTGACCTGTTTGGTTCTATACCTTTATTTCAATTTGCCGTCATTCGTTGTTTCTTGTCGAAGAATGTACTTTTGTAATTCACTTTCTCGTTCTCAGATGCCTTCTCCTTGTTGCACATGTAATTGACTCATGATTCTTAGGTTGCTGCATTATTGtttattatcaattttttgATGCAGGTATTTACTTGTGGAGACAATTCATCATTCTTTTGTGGACATAGAGATGTTGGACGTCCAAGGCTTGTTGACGCCTTGAGGGGAATTCCTTGCAAGCAGGTAGATTACTATTTGGTGCCCTTTCTATCTGTTTATATTGTGTTAATTTGCTACCCACATATATGGGAACCGACAATATGATGCTCTACCCCCTTGAGTAAGGACAAATAGATATCAGCAAACTGGAAATCTTGAATCCCATTAAGCTCATATTTAAAAGTGTTGTAGGTATTGTAACTATATAATCTTGCCAAATATGTCACTATCTGAAAAATAGGGGAGTATGTGTTGGAGATATGGACTTTTCGTGGCTACTAGAATTTAATGACAGACATCAGGCAACTCATCTTGTATGGTTTAGTTGATTTCTATGAAAGATGAGTTCAAAATACCATTTGGGTTTATCTTAGCTCTTAGGTGACTCATGTTTGTGCATCTTGTGTCATGGCCTCTTGTGTACCCCAATGGATTTAATGTTGAATTTCAAGCAACTGTTGATACTGACTGGTCAATGTAGAAACAAAATTATGATTCTTTGGGCATCCAATGTGTGTCTTTTGGTGCTTGCTTGATGATAAAGTCAGCTAGTTTAAATTATCCAGAAGAGTTTGTCTGATGAAGCTTATCTCTAAGGAGATATATCTGCTTTTTCGGTGGGGTGGTGACCGGTGAGAATATTGGCACTGTTTTGTTGCTTTGCCCCGACACCCAAACCCCTTATATTGCATGATCTGAATTTGTGATTCCTGAGGGCTGAATATGTAACACCAAAATCTGCCATATCACAAAAGGAATCGAATCAATCATCTATCACACTTATACAAATACATATGCATAtgcatatgttttctttttgagtAGTGCTATTCTCCAGAAGATTCAATATTTTATCTCAAGACTTCAAATTTTGGtgcacatatatttttcttttctgataTGGTTTATTGCAGCACAAAATATGCTCGCTGTCTTCTGGCATTATCATTTGTCGAACTAATTGATGGACTTGTTTCAGGTTGCTACTGGACTCAGTTTTACAATTTTCCTCACAAGACAAGGTCATGTCTATACATGTGGGGCTAATTCACACGGCCAGCTCGGCCATGGGGATACAAATGATAGACCAATACCCACAATTGTAGAACCGCTGGAAAGTGTTGGAGCTATAGCTCAGATTGCTGCTGGTCCAAGTTATTCCCTGGTTATAACTGATGATGGGACAATCCATTCATTTGGGTCAGGAGCCAATTTCTGTCTTGGACATGGATTACAGCGGAATGAGCTACAACCTCGACCCATTCAGTCATTTATAAGGCAGGATATCCACATTGTTCGTGTCTCTGCCGGTGATGAGCACGTTGTTGCGCTTGATTCTAGTGGATTTGTAAGTGTCCTtgctcaaaaaaaaacttttagttTTTCGTATTACTTTGTCTGTTCCGTATTGTTTATCCATTTGCAGCTGTCGTGCCATTCAACTGGATAAAAAATAATGCCTTTTTcgtgacttttttttgttttcaaaattttttccaCCAAAAAGTACTCAGTTAAATATTGTTGACAGAATTCTCAAAATCATCTTGTAAAGGAATAAAAATCGAAGTAGAGAAGATCTTTTGAGATGTCCGGAATTTGAAAGTGGACAAATAAGGCAGGGCAGAGGGAGTAGCATTTACCGGTTTGGGTATACTTTTGAATAATCTATGTTGGTGATTGTTGGATTAAATGTTGACTGCAGGTATATACTTGGGGAAAAGGCTACTGTGGTGCGTTGGGCCATGGAGACGAGGTTGATAAGACTACTCCAGAACTCTTGTACAGCTTGAGGAGCCATGTTGCTGTACAGGTTTTGTTCTTACCTTTTTGTCACTATCACAACTTTGATGGTTTATGTTCTGATTTAGGAACCTAGTCATTGATGGTTTAGGAAACTCAATTGCCctgcatttatttatttaagaagAGATGGAGTCTATTGCTTTATAtacttgttattttttttggtattttgaaattgttctGTTCTTCGAGAAACAGTTGTTCCCATTACAATTTTTTCCCTTGGCCATTTGATTTCTACCAggtgttttgttcttttcagaAACTTTCGTATCCTTTAGGTTTAATATCAGGGTAAATTCAGGATGGCATTGAATATTTTCACCGCGCATGGAGACAAAGGAGATTTTGTTTCGGTTTAGATAGAGTCACCCTTCTAGAAATTGTAACCCAACAGATTACCGTTTAACAAAGCCAAGACTATCTTTATTCAAGATGATAGTCCGTACTCCGGAGAATTGCCAAAAgccctttattttgtttttcttttcatgatCATCTCTGTCCTTATGCCTTTATATTTTTACAGGTATGTGCAAGTAAGAGAAAAACCTTCGTGCTGGTAGACGATGGTTCTGTTTATGGGTTTGGTTGGATGGCTTTTGGCAGCCTAGGATTTACGGACAGGGGAGCATCTGACAAAATCACGAAGCCGCGAATACTCGACAGTTTAAGACCTTACCACATTTCTCAAGTAAGCACGGGCCTCTACCACACTGTTGTAGTCACCAATCGCGGAcaaatttttgggtttggtgATAACGAAAGAGCGCAACTTGGCCATGATACTCTCAGAGGATGCCTTAGACCAACTGAAATTTTTGTTCCGGAAATGGAAAATAACGCAGGTTTTGTATCAGAAACTGGGTGAACTTGGCTTACCTGCCTTTGACATTGAGGAAATAAGTTATGGTTTTGTACTGCTAGTGGATGCTGTTAcgattttattttatgttttatttctcGAACGTGTTAAGTTCATGCTACAATAGCACTGCAAAAGTCTGTTGTTTTACACGATTAGATGCAAATTTCATGCAAGTCTTTTATTGTACTAAAAATCGAATATGCATCCACTAGAAATTTGATTGTTTCTGTCTTGAATAATAATCGGGAGTGTTGTGTTTGAGTGGAAATTCAGACACCCGAAACGATGGGAAATTTTTGTACCAGagttgggtttggttttgttttgttcagtTATTTCCCTTTTGTAGGTCGGATCAATTAAACAAGTACAGATTCAGATACCATAGAGGGTATGAGTGCAAATTTAGACATTTGAAAAGTTTGGAAATTTCTCTACTTcatttttccctctttctttcaCAAGTGACATTAAGCAAGCAAAGATACAGATATGCTTCTTCCTCTGCTATCTGCCTgctttttccttctttgttcgATATGGTATATACTCTTCCTCATATTTGAATTGAGATCGCGAGGTGAGTCTCATTTCCTTACCCGATATCAAGACCAAAAGAAATTTTGTGAGATTAACCAAGTTATTAGTATTACAAATGATCGGATTAATTGAAACTATTCTTTGTAGCACTCCTTTTACTGTAATTTGGTTTCAGCCATTCCAGTTGAACACAGAAGACATAGTGAATTATCAATTACTTCTAGCTTGGACTTGCAGATTTTataatatctctctctctctctctctctctctctctctctctctctctccctttttttttggggtgcgAATCTCCATCTTTCTCAAGGGGAATTTTTCTTACTAATCTTTTTTCAACTTCTGTTTTGTACATGGGTGTGACGGAGGAGCAAATGGAGTTCCTAGCGGCTATGTCTTTTATTGGCAAAACATTTCCTTGCTTCGTAATCCTTTGGAAAGAGAAATACCGGCAACTTCGGAGTGAAGCTGATTTAATTTTTAGTTGTGTTTCGTATGATAGCTGGGGATTCAATCTCCTTCGAAACTTAGTTGCGTGTTGTTCCACTCATTACCAAATTTGCCATATCCATCTCCagataaacaaaggaaaattattttcttacttCACTTCTTGGAGTCTTCCTCTTGTTATGTCCCTTTGCttgtttaaaaggaaaaaaaaaaaaaaaattgaaattttatcaGGAGTTCTCTCCAGAAATGATGTGACATTAGCAGTTTTTGTATACAAAAATTGTCGGAGGAATTACTCTCTCTGGGTTTACAATAATGGGTAGGTATCTATCACTcaatttttacatattttttacTCAAAAGATTAAGAAAAGAACTCTCTTTCTATGGTGGCACTTAAATGATTGCTGTGTACAGTATTAACCATACcttgattaaaataaaatcacacTGTGGCTTTAAGAAATTGCCAGAGCGCAGGCTGATACTAGACTACTGCTAGTGCAGCAGAGGCAGCTGGGTTGTTTGATTGCTCTAATTTGTTGCAAATAATGTGACTTTGTCACTCCTTGGTGCCAACATACTTCGCATTTGTTTTGATATCTGGTTTGCATGAAAAATGATCAAGATTATTAGTATTTGAGACCACCCTATCACAAATTTCGTCCCATCTACGGTACTTACGAAATCATTGAACCACTATCGCCCTGGATACAATGATGAAAATATCATCGAAGCAGTACAACAGCCGCACGGTGAGCCTTGCCCAATATTTCTTCTGTAAAACCAAGTCTCGAGGGGTTTGCCCAAGTGGGAACGAGAAAAGTAGCAAGTGTTTGTCCTCCACTTATAGTTGCATGTTTGAATCTCATGGAGGCCAAATATTCTAAATCTTGGAGCCACTCGAGCAGGGCTGGCTCTGGGGCTCTGGGcaaaggcccaagaggccgATGCCTTAAGCCCCCAAGAATGTGTAAAAACTAGGGCCTCCTATTATTTTGGGTACCCATTATatatatccaatttttttgggtatagcAACACTAGAGGCCCATTTTAATACCCAAACCACCTATTTTACACTTAAGAGACACAGGCCCAATGGTTGAGCCCAACTTGACTTGCTCaatcaaaggaaacaaaaaaggaaaaagaaaatgtagaTCACATGCGGCTGTCTTCATGTAGAGCCCCTTGAAAAATGATCCCATGTGGTGGATTCCTATATAAGTTTTATGCATATTCTACCCTTAACAGCTCTAATCTTCTGAACACACAAtaaaatggaagaagatgaattagagatcaaagaagagaaaacagGATCAGAAATTAGTATTTGTATGGGTTTTTTCCGTGTCGAATACATGGATTTggctttgaaaaaattatttaactacttgttattttattgtcataaattttattaagagCCTCATTGTCTACGTCCGTCTTAGGCCCCCAAAATCTCAGAGTCAGTCCTACACTCGAGGGTTTGGATCTAGTAATTAGCTTCAGAGTTCCGGAATTAGTTAAGGTGCCcgcaagctggcccggacaTTTAGTTGTCCATTAATATGGCCACAAATGTCTAATCCTAATTAGATATTTGTGCTGAAATCTTGTCATGTGATGGTACAAATGACGAAAATTACAGAACAGACCGGCCTCTGATGATGCCTTCACCACCTTAGACACGAGAGGGAGAGCTGGAAAACCAATTAAATTTGGACAAAGACGTTCATGATCTTCCTCCAACATGTTTAACCTTAATTAGTAAAATTACCTGGGCAAAGAATAGGAAAAACAGAGTGTCAATATGGCCATAAATGTCTAATCCAAATTAGATATTTGTGCTGAATCTCTTGCCATGTGATGTTACAAATGACGAAAATTACAGAACAGGCCGGCCTCTGATGATGCCTTCACCACCTTAGACACGAGAGGCAGAGCTGGAAAACCAATTAAATTTGGACAGACGGTCGTGATCTTCCTCCAACATATCTAACCTTAATTAGTACTAAAATTACCTCGACAAAGACTAGGAAAAGATTTTTAAGTGTAATGAGTGCAGAGAGATAGATAAAAGTGTATTAAAACGTGTGAAAAACTTATAAGATAATGcacattatcattttttttacaactcaGAGTTCGGTCTAATAAACCGAAACCCCCACgatgtaaaaaatattttagggcCCACTCAGTTACTTTGTGATTAATGGAAGTGCCCACTTCCATTATATAGATATAGTAGTGGTTTAAAGAAGCTTTTGACTTTCCCACTTTCACCATTATATTAGTTTAActagtttaattaattaatttctttgATGGAGGGAAATTATAACAGGTTTCTTAAGAAGATTAAGGATCTCTAGCCTAGCATTATATAATGCCTATGATATCCATCTATCAAGGCACTCAAGCCATGCATAGGTTGGAAGACATCTAAATCTAGTTAGTGTGTACGTGTTTGGTGTTCAAACATGAACAACAATGACTAAAGGATAGTTTGATCCTATTTTCGTTGTGCATACTGGTATGGGTATTTTTATCTTACACATGACATATCAGAGAGCGGCTCCACGTTGAAGCTTGGGTATTCGATTGAACATCCTAGAAATTTTCTAGGGTACATTGAGTAGCATGTATTTTCATTCCATCCCTACTTCGAACACCCAACCAAACAGAGTTTGAACACTCTTCAATATGAGAGAGCCACAAATCAACTTAGATTTGAACACTTTCTTTCGAATTTAATTAAGCTTTTTGCAAGTGGATGGTGAAATTGAGTCGCATGATTAATTGAGGTTCACATAAACTGGCCCAAACACTtggcttatcaaaaaaaaatcacatttgacCACCGAGCAACCCACTATACCCCACAACTATCAATGCTGAAATTTAAAAATCATGAGAGATggagagaataaaaaaaattataattgctGTAGTATTTCTTAGGTAccaaatttctatttttttactgATTCTTTTCAAGTTGCATTTGTTTTGATGAATGCATATTCCGTCATTTTTTATGTT
The sequence above is drawn from the Rhododendron vialii isolate Sample 1 chromosome 6a, ASM3025357v1 genome and encodes:
- the LOC131329233 gene encoding ultraviolet-B receptor UVR8 isoform X2; the protein is MADLLRPTSIEDLPSHLIVEILSCGKLSVVDLVCLELVSRAFRGSHHGLFPPSFRSLVDFAAFQLCGSHPIYAPMSPNARNGVFNRCRGNWKRVLRFLQSVEQSSNVVETSLGNMQIRTGKYHTLLIKDSSGYSCGSSLCGVLGHGPETTQCVAFTRINFPSRAHVIQVSASHNHAAFVMQSGEVFTCGDNSSFFCGHRDVGRPRLVDALRGIPCKQVATGLSFTIFLTRQGHVYTCGANSHGQLGHGDTNDRPIPTIVEPLESVGAIAQIAAGPSYSLVITDDGTIHSFGSGANFCLGHGLQRNELQPRPIQSFIRQDIHIVRVSAGDEHVVALDSSGFVYTWGKGYCGALGHGDEVDKTTPELLYSLRSHVAVQVCASKRKTFVLVDDGSVYGFGWMAFGSLGFTDRGASDKITKPRILDSLRPYHISQVSTGLYHTVVVTNRGQIFGFGDNERAQLGHDTLRGCLRPTEIFVPEMENNAGFVSETG
- the LOC131329233 gene encoding ultraviolet-B receptor UVR8 isoform X1; the encoded protein is MADLLRPTSIEDLPSHLIVEILSCGKLSVVDLVCLELVSRAFRGSHHGLFPPSFRSLVDFAAFQLCGSHPIYAPMSPNARNGVFNRCRGNWKRVLRFLQSVEQSSNVVETSLGNQMQIRTGKYHTLLIKDSSGYSCGSSLCGVLGHGPETTQCVAFTRINFPSRAHVIQVSASHNHAAFVMQSGEVFTCGDNSSFFCGHRDVGRPRLVDALRGIPCKQVATGLSFTIFLTRQGHVYTCGANSHGQLGHGDTNDRPIPTIVEPLESVGAIAQIAAGPSYSLVITDDGTIHSFGSGANFCLGHGLQRNELQPRPIQSFIRQDIHIVRVSAGDEHVVALDSSGFVYTWGKGYCGALGHGDEVDKTTPELLYSLRSHVAVQVCASKRKTFVLVDDGSVYGFGWMAFGSLGFTDRGASDKITKPRILDSLRPYHISQVSTGLYHTVVVTNRGQIFGFGDNERAQLGHDTLRGCLRPTEIFVPEMENNAGFVSETG
- the LOC131329233 gene encoding ultraviolet-B receptor UVR8 isoform X3, whose product is MADLLRPTSIEDLPSHLIVEILSCGKLSVVDLVCLELVSRAFRGSHHGLFPPSFRSLVDFAAFQLCGSHPIYAPMSPNARNGVFNRCRGNWKRVLRFLQSVEQSSNVVETSLGNVFTCGDNSSFFCGHRDVGRPRLVDALRGIPCKQVATGLSFTIFLTRQGHVYTCGANSHGQLGHGDTNDRPIPTIVEPLESVGAIAQIAAGPSYSLVITDDGTIHSFGSGANFCLGHGLQRNELQPRPIQSFIRQDIHIVRVSAGDEHVVALDSSGFVYTWGKGYCGALGHGDEVDKTTPELLYSLRSHVAVQVCASKRKTFVLVDDGSVYGFGWMAFGSLGFTDRGASDKITKPRILDSLRPYHISQVSTGLYHTVVVTNRGQIFGFGDNERAQLGHDTLRGCLRPTEIFVPEMENNAGFVSETG
- the LOC131329233 gene encoding ultraviolet-B receptor UVR8 isoform X4 produces the protein MVWFWSYLFLMIYCYQQMQIRTGKYHTLLIKDSSGYSCGSSLCGVLGHGPETTQCVAFTRINFPSRAHVIQVSASHNHAAFVMQSGEVFTCGDNSSFFCGHRDVGRPRLVDALRGIPCKQVATGLSFTIFLTRQGHVYTCGANSHGQLGHGDTNDRPIPTIVEPLESVGAIAQIAAGPSYSLVITDDGTIHSFGSGANFCLGHGLQRNELQPRPIQSFIRQDIHIVRVSAGDEHVVALDSSGFVYTWGKGYCGALGHGDEVDKTTPELLYSLRSHVAVQVCASKRKTFVLVDDGSVYGFGWMAFGSLGFTDRGASDKITKPRILDSLRPYHISQVSTGLYHTVVVTNRGQIFGFGDNERAQLGHDTLRGCLRPTEIFVPEMENNAGFVSETG